One segment of Monomorium pharaonis isolate MP-MQ-018 chromosome 6, ASM1337386v2, whole genome shotgun sequence DNA contains the following:
- the LOC105841042 gene encoding protein G12, protein MKCISTLFTVLTIIYLGQAHQFPDFGSGPLHEDVQDFLDLIPTEEISKIVSDYASNDLEVKAVIDYLQTSTVLKNVTVDLEAIPEVIKLMNYVQKEGLDIYYIINKINRALGIPDLVPPSFYSYSVITQRTGGLAGLFEDITKVISFGKFIRTYVQKMRTSLNFVDFINQLKSDNFQQVVNKAYQSKSFLIIVNGLKSSGVNTQIVADVMYIVLDITVPNGVSVYQERTLKELLD, encoded by the coding sequence ATGAAGTGTATATCAACGCTGTTTACCGTCTTAACTATCATTTATCTGGGGCAAGCTCATCAGTTCCCGGATTTTGGCAGCGGTCCTCTTCACGAGGATGTCCAGGATTTTTTAGACTTAATCCCCACTGAAGAAATTAGCAAAATTGTTTCGGATTACGCGTCAAATGATCTGGAAGTAAAAGCTGTTATTGATTATCTTCAAACTTCgactgtattaaaaaatgtgacagTAGATTTGGAAGCTATTCCAGAAGTGATCAAGCTTATGAATTATGTGCAAAAGGAAGGGCtcgatatttattacataataaataaaattaatagagcTCTCGGTATCCCTGATCTCGTACCACCttctttttattcatattctgTGATCACACAAAGGACCGGTGGGCTTGCAGGACTTTTTGAAGATATTACGAAAGTGATCTCTTTCGGCAAATTCATTCGCACTTACGTGCAGAAAATGAGAACTTCCTTAAATTTCGTTGACTTTATTAACCAACTTAAATCTGATAACTTCCAGCAAGTCGTAAACAAAGCCTATCAAAGTAAATCTTTCCTAATCATTGTAAATGGACTTAAAAGCAGCGGAGTGAATACACAAATTGTAGCAGATGTCATGTACATAGTCCTTGATATCACTGTACCGAACGGTGTTTCTGTTTACCAAGAGCGTACATTGAAAGAATTGCTGGACTAA